The following coding sequences lie in one Zingiber officinale cultivar Zhangliang chromosome 2B, Zo_v1.1, whole genome shotgun sequence genomic window:
- the LOC122045121 gene encoding protein NRT1/ PTR FAMILY 5.6-like encodes MENDDGVSLESGERSPLLDKSQSSRHFEDNDSEEIDQISEPQSVTSISKAPPIILAFSFLEGIAFNGIGINLVLYLGSVLHWPISSSAANVSFWGGTTYFTPLLGGLLADTYLGNYRTIVISIILYLLGLVIVTLSATIPSLTPPS; translated from the exons ATGGAGAACGATGATGGAGTTTCTTTGGAAAGTGGCGAAAGAAGTCCTCTGCTGGATAAG AGCCAATCATCAAGGCATTTTGAAGACAATGATTCTGAGGAGATCGATCAAATATCTGAGCCACAAAGTGTAACTTCTATATCCAAGGCACCACCAATAATCTTAG cattTTCGTTCCTGGAAGGTATTGCTTTCAATGGCATTGGCATAAACTTAGTTTTGTATCTTGGTTCTGTCCTTCATTGGCCTATTTCTTCAAGTGCTGCAAATGTTTCCTTTTGGGGTGGAACTACATATTTCACACCACTGCTCGGTGGCCTCCTCGCTGACACCTATTTGGGAAATTACAGGACAATTGTAATATCCATCATATTGTACCTACTT GGGTTGGTGATTGTTACTTTATCTGCCACTATTCCATCATTAACACCTCCTTCATGA